A window of bacterium BMS3Abin02 genomic DNA:
CCCCGTTCAGCGACACTCTTCGGCCGACCGTCGTATGATCGTCTGATGAGCGAAACACTGATCTCCTACGACCCACGCACGGGCGAAGCGGTCGGCAGTGTCATCGTGACCCCCCCACAGGACGTGGCTGCGGTCGTCGATCGGTCCCGAGAGGCATTCGAGCGCTGGCGCACGTTCGAACCCACAGAACGCCGCCCCTATCTTCAGCGTCTCCGAAGAGTCGTGCTCGACCAAGGTCAGAACATCGCGAAGGTCATCCAGTCGGAGACGGGCAAACCCCTCACCGAGGCCTACGCGTTCGATGTCCTGACCTCACTCACGGTCATCGACCACTACATTCATCATGCCCGCGAGTATCTGCGCGTCAGACATGGCTCGGCCTGGCCATTCGTCACGACGAAAGGCTGGACCGAGTATCACCCCCACGGCGTCGCAGCGGTGATCTCGCCGTGGAACTATCCCTTCTTCCTCCCGATGATCTCAACGGTGACGGCCCTCGCCGCAGGATGCTCGGTCGTCTTGAAGCCATCAGAGGTGACCCCCCTGAGCGGAGAACTGTTCGTCGACCTCGCAGACCGGGCAGGGTTGCCCGAGGGACTCGTTCAGGTCATCCACGGAGCGGGCGATACGGGCGCGGCCCTCGTGGAGTCCGGAGTGGACGTCGTCGCGTTCACCGGATCGACCAGAGTGGGCAAGATGATCGCGGCGGTGGCGGCCGAGCAGATGATGCCGGTCGTGCTCGAACTGGGCGGTGTCGACGCCATGGTCGTGCTCGAAGACGCCAATATCACTCATGCCGCAAGGGCTGCCGTGTGGGGCGGAATGACCAACGCCGGCCAGATGTGCACGTCCGTTGAACGTGTCTACGCGGTCGAACCGATCTACGACGCGTTCCTCGCAGAGGTCACAAAGCAGATCGACAGAATCGCCGTCGGCACCAACGACAATCGC
This region includes:
- the gabD gene encoding succinate-semialdehyde dehydrogenase [NADP(+)] — its product is MSETLISYDPRTGEAVGSVIVTPPQDVAAVVDRSREAFERWRTFEPTERRPYLQRLRRVVLDQGQNIAKVIQSETGKPLTEAYAFDVLTSLTVIDHYIHHAREYLRVRHGSAWPFVTTKGWTEYHPHGVAAVISPWNYPFFLPMISTVTALAAGCSVVLKPSEVTPLSGELFVDLADRAGLPEGLVQVIHGAGDTGAALVESGVDVVAFTGSTRVGKMIAAVAAEQMMPVVLELGGVDAMVVLEDANITHAARAAVWGGMTNAGQMCTSVERVYAVEPIYDAFLAEVTKQIDRIAVGTNDNRDIGPIIFEPQLAIIEAHVSDAVEKGASVIRGGRRADTPTGIYYEPTLLTGVDPGMRVMQEETFGPVLPVVRVADEAEALSMANGSSYGLHGSVWSKDRKRAKRFASRMETGTVAINDVAVNFVVPTVSFAGIKDSGQGGVFGPEGIKAFCHPLSITEARAPWPTTQLLGAWYPRRRGMRYWKALANLLFRR